A DNA window from Gigantopelta aegis isolate Gae_Host chromosome 4, Gae_host_genome, whole genome shotgun sequence contains the following coding sequences:
- the LOC121369740 gene encoding piggyBac transposable element-derived protein 4-like, giving the protein MCPWKGHLSFKVYSPNKPNKHGIKLYMVCKSVSGYCSQMDVYTGALHHPNPVEEEEAYGTNFNAVMGLLHSCGFLNKGYKIYLDNYFSSPILFDHLAAEDTMACGTVRLSRAEMPRALKDRKLEADGVIYRRRGNLLALKWKDKREVSVLSMMHQAEIGCTAQRRSRLTPVVKPIAVLEYTRYMGGVDRSDQMSQYFSVLRKTNKWWKKLTLQLLAILGANTFILWQKFGRGGFSHHDFVLSIVKSLIESANTAPVPGAKRGRKAVGPVPVRLNPSAGHFPCSIKPQPGASNMKPLRRCTVHKESGERKETRYMCEVCMEPLCIEPGFKRFYTLQDYRLPAEE; this is encoded by the exons ATGTGTCCGTGGAAGGGTCATCTGTCTTTCAAGGTGTACAGTCCTAACAAGCCAAACAAGCATGGAATAAAGCTGTACATG GTGTGCAAGAGTGTATCGGGATACTGCAGCCAGATGGACGTCTACACAGGAGCGCTCCACCATCCAAATCCTGTCGAAGAAGAGGAGGCCTATGGAACAAATTTCAATGCTGTCATGGGCCTCCTGCACTCCTGTGGATTTCTGAACAAAGGTTATAAG ATTTACTTGGACAATTACTTTTCAAGTCCCATACTGTTCGACCATCTGGCTGCAGAGGACACTATGGCTTGTGGGACTGTGAGGCTTTCGCGGGCCGAAATGCCTCGCGCCTTGAAAGACAGAAAACTAGAAGCTGATGGAGTGATCTACCGCAGGCGGGGAAATCTTTTGGCACTCAAATGGAAGGATAAGCGGGAAGTCTCAGTCTTGTCGATGATGCATCAGGCTGAGATTGGATGCACAGCTCAGCGACGTAGTAGGTTGACACCGGTTGTCAAACCTATTGCAGTCCTTGAGTACACCAGGTACATGGGGGGTGTTGACAGATCTGATCAGATGTCACAGTACTTCAGTGTGCTGAGGAAAACAAATAAGTGGTGGAAGAAACTGACTCTTCAACTTCTTGCCATATTGGGTGCTAACACATTCATATTGTGGCAGAAGTTTGGACGAGGCGGTTTCAGTCACCATGACTTTGTTCTCTCCATTGTCAAGAGTCTGATCGAGTCTGCCAACACCGCACCTGTACCTGGTGCCAAGCGAGGGAGGAAGGCTGTTGGACCTGTTCCAGTCAGGCTGAATCCCTCTGCTGGCCACTTCCCCTGTAGTATCAAGCCTCAGCCTGGTGCATCAAACATGAAACCTCTTAGACGGTGTACAGTACACAAGGAGAGTGGTGAGCGAAAGGAGACGCGATATATGTGTGAGGTGTGTATGGAGCCCCTGTGTATTGAAcccggttttaagaggttttACACGCTACAAGACTACAGACTTCCTGCTGAAGAGTAA